One segment of Desmodus rotundus isolate HL8 chromosome 6, HLdesRot8A.1, whole genome shotgun sequence DNA contains the following:
- the LOC112319519 gene encoding olfactory receptor 10AC1 isoform X1 — translation MTTVEGQEATKPAWGTGVSPWDAACTNMSHCSNWTAPQEFVILGFSGWPQWLRVLLFALLLPLYLVTLAGNLLILGLAVADAALHTPMYFFLGALSAVEVAYTLVLTPRMLAGFLLLPGGQAVAPSTCAAQMGLFVALGGSECLLLAAMALDRYLAICRPLYYPQLMTPGLCWCLLASCCAGGSVLAVVLTTAIFQLSFCSGMVNHVFCDLPAVLVLACGSRDLQEHILLAACLLLLVLPLALILLSYTRVLVVILGVGGAAGRRKAFHTVASHLTVAVLHYGCATVMYSRPLRSRSLEEDKLASLIYINLTPLLYPAIYTLRNRDVHGALQRVLSPGTRGTADQAGVA, via the exons ATGACAACTGTGGAAGGACAGGAGGCCACCAAACCTGCCTGGGGCACAGGAGTGTCTCCCTGGGATGCAGCGT GTACCAACATGAGCCATTGCTCAAACTGGACTGCCCCGCAGGAGTTCGTCATCCTTGGCTTCTCCGGGTGGCCCCAGTGGCTCCGGGTGCtgctctttgccctcctcctgccACTGTACCTGGTGACGCTGGCAGGAAACCTGCTGATCCTGGGCCTGGCGGTGGCGGATGCCGCCCtgcacacacccatgtacttcttcctagGGGCCCTGTCCGCCGTGGAGGTGGCCTACACACTCGTGCTGACTCCACGCATGCTGGCTGGCTTCCTCCTGCTTCCCGGCGGCCAGGCAGTGGCCCCCTCTACCTGTGCTGCCCAGATGGGCCTCTTTGTGGCGCTGGGAGGCTCCGAGTGCCTGCTGCTGGCTGCCATGGCCCTGGATCGCTACCTGGCCATCTGCCGCCCCCTCTACTACCCTCAGCTCATGACCCCGGGGCTCTGCTGGTGCCTTTTGGCCTCCTGCTGTGCAGGGGGCTCTGTCCTGGCCGTAGTGCTCACCACGGCCATTTTCCAGCTGTCCTTCTGCAGCGGCATGGTCAACCACGTCTTCTGTGACCTGCCAGCTGTGCTGGTATTGGCCTGCGGGAGCCGCGACCTCCAGGAGCACATCCTGCTGGCAGCttgcctgctgctgctggtgctgccccTGGCCCTGATCCTGCTCTCCTACACCCGGGTGCTGGTAGTCATTCTGGGCGTCGGTGGGGCTGCGGGCCGCCGGAAGGCCTTCCACACAGTGGCGTCGCATCTCACCGTGGCCGTGCTGCATTATGGCTGCGCCACGGTCATGTACTCCAGACCCCTGCGCAGCCGCTCCCTGGAGGAGGACAAGCTGGCGTCCCTCATCTACATCAACCTCACACCACTGCTGTACCCGGCCATCTACACGCTGCGGAACCGGGATGTACATGGCGCGCTGCAGCGGGTGCTCAGCCCTGGGACGCGGGGGACTGCGGACCAGGCTGGGGTTGCCTAA
- the LOC112319519 gene encoding olfactory receptor 10AC1 isoform X2: MSHCSNWTAPQEFVILGFSGWPQWLRVLLFALLLPLYLVTLAGNLLILGLAVADAALHTPMYFFLGALSAVEVAYTLVLTPRMLAGFLLLPGGQAVAPSTCAAQMGLFVALGGSECLLLAAMALDRYLAICRPLYYPQLMTPGLCWCLLASCCAGGSVLAVVLTTAIFQLSFCSGMVNHVFCDLPAVLVLACGSRDLQEHILLAACLLLLVLPLALILLSYTRVLVVILGVGGAAGRRKAFHTVASHLTVAVLHYGCATVMYSRPLRSRSLEEDKLASLIYINLTPLLYPAIYTLRNRDVHGALQRVLSPGTRGTADQAGVA; this comes from the coding sequence ATGAGCCATTGCTCAAACTGGACTGCCCCGCAGGAGTTCGTCATCCTTGGCTTCTCCGGGTGGCCCCAGTGGCTCCGGGTGCtgctctttgccctcctcctgccACTGTACCTGGTGACGCTGGCAGGAAACCTGCTGATCCTGGGCCTGGCGGTGGCGGATGCCGCCCtgcacacacccatgtacttcttcctagGGGCCCTGTCCGCCGTGGAGGTGGCCTACACACTCGTGCTGACTCCACGCATGCTGGCTGGCTTCCTCCTGCTTCCCGGCGGCCAGGCAGTGGCCCCCTCTACCTGTGCTGCCCAGATGGGCCTCTTTGTGGCGCTGGGAGGCTCCGAGTGCCTGCTGCTGGCTGCCATGGCCCTGGATCGCTACCTGGCCATCTGCCGCCCCCTCTACTACCCTCAGCTCATGACCCCGGGGCTCTGCTGGTGCCTTTTGGCCTCCTGCTGTGCAGGGGGCTCTGTCCTGGCCGTAGTGCTCACCACGGCCATTTTCCAGCTGTCCTTCTGCAGCGGCATGGTCAACCACGTCTTCTGTGACCTGCCAGCTGTGCTGGTATTGGCCTGCGGGAGCCGCGACCTCCAGGAGCACATCCTGCTGGCAGCttgcctgctgctgctggtgctgccccTGGCCCTGATCCTGCTCTCCTACACCCGGGTGCTGGTAGTCATTCTGGGCGTCGGTGGGGCTGCGGGCCGCCGGAAGGCCTTCCACACAGTGGCGTCGCATCTCACCGTGGCCGTGCTGCATTATGGCTGCGCCACGGTCATGTACTCCAGACCCCTGCGCAGCCGCTCCCTGGAGGAGGACAAGCTGGCGTCCCTCATCTACATCAACCTCACACCACTGCTGTACCCGGCCATCTACACGCTGCGGAACCGGGATGTACATGGCGCGCTGCAGCGGGTGCTCAGCCCTGGGACGCGGGGGACTGCGGACCAGGCTGGGGTTGCCTAA